The nucleotide window tttgtaacaatatgTATTTGGCCGGAATtaggcttttaaattatataaaatcgtTGATTTATAGGAATTCCCAAACTGGGATTTTCAATATCCATTTAAGgaattaacatttttgaaaatttttcaatgaaaattaataatttttaatatttgaatgcaattattttctaaaattatataaaatcctTGTTTTATGTGAATTCCCAAACTGGGATTTTTAATACCCAATTTGggaattcagttttttttggaaaatttataacagaaaattgaaaatttataatatttgtaggGAATTGTGGttctaaattatataaaatcattattttatatgaattcCCAAACTgggattttcaataccaattttaaggaattaacatttttgaaaatttttcaatgaaaactaataatttttaatatatgaatgcaattattttctaaaattatataaaatctttgttttatgtgaattcccaaaatgggatttttaatacccaatttgggaattcagtttttttttgaaaatttgtaacagaaaattgaaaatttataatatttgtatggAATTGTGGttctaaattatataaaatcctTGTTTTATGTGAATTCCCAAACTgggattttcaataccaattttaaggaattaaaattttttaaaaatttataacagaaaATTGGTAATTTATAATACTTGCATGAAACTAGtcctttaaattatataaaatcgtTGTTTCATATGAATTCCCAAACTGGGATTTTCAATACCCATTTAAGAAatccaaattttttgaaaatttataacagaaaattggtaatttataataattggaTGGAATtatgcttttaaattatataaaatctttgttttatatGAATTCCCAAACTGGGATTTTCAATACCCATTTAAGGAAttcaaatttttggaaaatttataacAGAAAATTGGTAATTCATAATATTTGCATCAAACtaggcttttaaattatataaaatcgtTGTTTTATATGAATTCCCAAACTGGGATTTTCAATACCCATTTaaggaattaaaaattttggtaaatgtttaacaaaaataataaatttttaatatttgtttgaaattgtgccattaaattatataaatcgtGATTTTATATGAATTCCCAAACTgggattttcaataccaatttAAGgaattaacatttttgaaaaattttaaatgaaaactaataattaataataatttttaatatttgaatgcaattattttctaaaattatataaaatcatTGTTTTATATGAATTCCCAAACTGGGATTTTTAATACCCAATTTGggaattctgttttttttgaaaatttgtaatagaaaattcataatttataatattttgatgGAATtaggcttttaaattatattaaaatgttattttatatgAATTCCCAAACtgggattttgaaattttttaaattttttaatttattagtgaaaaaaaatttatgacaaaaaaatttttttttgttgaaaaaaaattcggaattttgaaatttgttaaaaaaaaatttttactttttttttcaaatttttttttaattgtttaatttattagtgaaaaaaatttatgacaaaaaaaatttgttgttaaaaatattcgggtaaaaaaatatggaattccattgtaagtccaaatttctatagccttatataatatatcgttgcaatggactttaaaatatctattattagatatccatattgtctatattaatgacttagtaattacagacggacatggtcgGACATACCAACttcgctatatataacgatccagataatatacagcccaattatgaataaaaattccccgggagttttttcccttttctcatttttcctattcaaattcaatgggaaaaatctcccgaaaaattgctaatttttaatattttgctgaATTTATATCTTTAAATCTAGGTAGGTTAACGTTTCCTGAGCTACCGTTAAcgctaaaataccgttaccggaataattgaattttatttttgatagaaaattaaaaaaaattgcaatattttgcTGAATTCATATACTACCGTTACCGTTAAAATACCGTTAACTCAAAAAATCGTtaccgttatttttaaaattactgatATCATAGCGGaagattgttttttttacagaaaattgctaatttttaatattttgatgaaTTTATATCTTTAAAATAGGGTTAACGTTTCCTGAGCTACCGTTAAcgctaaaataccgttaccggaataattgaattttttttttgatagaaaattaaaaaaatttgcaatattttgcaattttaacgTTAACTACCGTTACCGTTAAAATACCGTTAACTCAAAAAATCGTtaccgttatttttaaaattactgatATCATAGCGGaagattgttttttttacagaaaattgctaacttttaatattttgatgaaTTTATATCTTTAAATCTAGGTGGGTTAACGTTTCCTGAGCTACCGTTAACgccaaaataccgttaccggaataattgaatttttttttgatagaaaattaaaaaaaattgcaatattttgcTGAATTCATATACTACCGTTACCGTTAAAATACCGTTAACTCAAAAAATCGTTAccgttaattttaaaattactgatagcattaaaatattgttaccgaaataacatttttcattaaattatataaaatgataaaattttgatttgaaatacTGAAGAAACTAGcagtaaatttatataaattaataactaattttaaacgTAGGTATAAAATTAAacgtaaattaaataaaattaacttaatttgTCAAATTTTTAGAATTACAATGCAACATTACAATATACTGCAGCTGAAATGAATGAGGAGGAGGAGGCATTTACAGTACAGTGGCAAGAAATACCAcaagaattatattttgaatCATATCATGAGGAATACAATCAAGACTTAAATGAAACAGATGAAACCAATGAAGATAATAGCAATACAAcacaaattgaaaatgaaagCGATAGCAATAGCGATGTCAATAAAGCCGGAAGTAGTGAGAGCAATATAATGAAAAGTACTATACCTTTATATCCAGACTTTGATACTTTAATCATTGAATGTCTGCATTGCCATTTAGTATTCGAAACTAGAAAATGCTTAATACAACATCTAATGCGTAATCATAATCATTTGCCATTAAAATGTGGAAAGTGTCATAGAGTTTTTTCTACTGCATCTAGTCTAAATTCGCACTTaagatttcatattaaaaatcgttataaaaatcataGGAAAAAAGAGAAACTTCAATGTCCTGTTTGCCCATCAAGACACAAAATGACCTATTTGTTTCAACATATTTTGACACATGAAAGTGACACTTGCTTTCCCTGTCAGGTGTGTTTCAAAGTATATAGCACTCATGATGAGCGTATGCAACATTGGGAAACACACGCTGCTGATAAACCATTTTATTGTCAAATTTGTTATCgccgttttattaaaaaacgtcatcttttaaaacatttaaaaacacacCAATTGAAAACTTGCCGCTAaggtaaaaaattcaaaaaaataacaataattgaagaaatttttaaacaattgttttttttttcatcgcaGCACCAACAAACTCATAACAAAACCAGTTCAATCCATAAAATGGGAAAAATAAtgcattgaaattattaaatataatcagcaataaagaaatattacttttttgaacaacttgaaatgaaattatatccataaattgtttaaaatccagacaaatttatgtaaaacaacaagtaagagagctatattcgtcgtgtgccgaatcttatatactctttacaaattatattttaaaatacaaatttaggtaaacaaaatttgaagttttttcaaaattaaaaatttagaaactgtttttatttaattttaaaaaaaaaaaaaaaattttaaattttaaatctttttaaaaaaaaatatttttaaattttttttgatgaaaaaaaaaattgggtttttcccgatttttttttaatctcaaaaatttaaaaatatttttttttaaaaaattaaaaaaaaaattttaaaatattttttttttaaaaattttaaaaaaattttttaaaaaatttaaaaatatttttttgttttaaaaattaaaaaacttaaaaatatttttttttaatttgtttttttcaaaacttaaaaatatttttttttaatttttaaaacaaaaaaaaatatttttaaatttaaaaaaaaatatttttaaatttgttttttaatttttaaaacaaaaaaaaataaaaaaaaaaatattttttttttaaaaaaaattttaaattttttttgatgaaaaaaaaatcgggtttaaaacatatttttgatttgaggtccaaattactatagccttaaatacatcgttgcaattgactttaaaatatctatcattagatagatttttttaaggttttccttatatctcagccatttgtgggccgattttgtcgattttgaatagcaaccgagccgggaaaattcccgatatattgatttttttaaattttttataaattttttttttaaattttttataaatttttttttttaattttttataaatttttttttttaattttttaaaaaaaaaatattttaaaaatttttttgatgaataaaaaaactggtttaaaaaatattaattcacaaattatattttaaaatacaaatttaggtaaacaaaatttgaagtattttcaaaattaaaaaaaaaatttcgaaattgctttttaaaaaaatattttttaatttttaaaacaaaaaaatattttaaaattttttaataaaatacatatatttttcccgatttttatttcatctcaaaaatttaaaaatatttttttttaaaaaatttaaaaatatttttttttaaaaaatttaaaaatttttttttttaaaaaatttaaaaatattttttgttttaaaaattaagaaacaaattaaaaaaaaaatatttttaagtttgttttataatttttaaaacaaaaaaatatttttaaatttaaaaaaaaatatatttttaaattttcaaaaaaatatttttaaatttttaaaaccaaaaaaatttgttttaaatttttaaaaaaaaaatattttttaattttttaaaaaaaaatatttttaaattttttttgatgaaaaaaaaatcgggtttaaaaaatatttttgatttgattttgtctcattgtaggtccaaattactatagccttaaatacatcgttgcaattgactttaaaatatctatcattagatagatttttttaaggttttccttatatctcagccatttgtgggccgattttgaatagcaaccgagccgggaaaattcccgatatattgatttttttaaaattttttttttaatttttaaaaaaaaaaatatttttaaaattttttttattgaaaaaaaaaacggttttaaaaaaaattttcccgaTAATATAAttcacaaattatattttaaaatacaaatttaggtaaacaaaatttcaaaaatttttcaaaattaaaaaaaaaaaattcgatattgcttttatttaattcttttttaaaaaaaaatatttttaaattttttaaaaaaatacatatattctaattttttttttaaattttaaaaaaaaaatatttttaaattttttttttgatgaaaaaaaaaatcggttttaacaaatatttttcccgattttgtctcattgtaggtccaaattactatagccttaattacatcgttgcaatggactttaaaatatctatcattgactatattaatgacttagtaatccagatatagattaaaaatcgagtttgtcccggtttttccttatatctcagccatttgtgggccgattttgtcgattttgaatagcaactgagccggaaaaattcccgatatattaatgtatcaatcatgtttgtaagttatttgttttcaacatacagacggacatatactatatcgactccactatctataacgatccagaatatatataatttgaggGCATATTAACACCAATGTCGCACATGTTTTTTACATTCAATTtggaaattttgatattttagagaattcctctttaaaaattttaagtttttgttgtaaactcctttaaaaatatatttaaattaaatttttctttcttttgattttcaGAATTCCTCGTCAAGGTCCTCACAGCCTTGTAAAGAGAAGCTTAATGAAGAATTTTTTGCCATAACAGCATTAGACCAAGACCCcgaccaacaacaacaacatgaagAAATCATAAAggtggtttatttaaacaatgaTGAAGCAGCAACtgaaacaaatgaaaacaataCTAACCATGATCCAAATAAGCAGCAAGAACAGGACAATGATTTGAAATACAAATGCCCATATTGCAAacaaactttcaaaaaaatacccTCTCTAAATCGTCACATAACAGCTGTACATAGGAAAAAACATCGCCTGCAATTTCCATTCAGATgcactatgtgccctaatggtTTTAAAACTAAAGTCGGTTTAACAGTTCACTCAATTAGCCACAGCAGAAACATAGTTTTACCGTGTCCCGTCTGTAAGGAAAAACACAAAAGGAAACATTTGATGGCTCATATGCGAACGCACGAAAGCGCCGGCTGCTTTCCCTGCCTGGAATGTAGCAAGGTATTCGGCAATCCCAAGCTACGTATGAAACATTGGAAAAAACATTCCTCACATAAGCCATATAGTTGCAAGATTTGCTATCGCCgctttcttaaaaaacaacATCTAACGAATCATTTAAAATGTCACAAACAATATCAGTGTAGTTTCTGTTCGTCAAAATATACTACATTAGAAACACAACAAACTCCTTATGTTTGTGGGAAATGTGAAAACTTGACCGATCGGCTACTGCCTAGGGTAAGTAACCATCATTTATTTGTtgcaaattaaaataactatataaCATTGATTTCTTCTCTAAAGGCTAACACGGTAGCACTTGAAACTGAAGACCTAACCGAGGAATTTATCACATCAGAAAATCAACAATACTTTGAAATTCCAACCAATACCgaaagtattacaaatattaccACAAACATGCAAGATGCGTTCAACAACTCTAATAACAATATCAATGATGATGATGGCTTAAATGATTATGACTCGGATTTAGAATTTATTGATGAGTGGCACGATGACAATGTACCCAGTGGCAGCAGCAGTACATCCACTGCCCCACAAATGATAACCTTACCAcatttattatacaaatgtaAATATTGCCACCGAGAATTTATTTCCGAACGCAGCCTCGTTTGTCACACCACAAAAACGCATGTGCAGCATAAACCGTCGCAAACTCGTTTCATGTGCTTCTATTGCAATAGATCGTTTACAACTAGATCGGGCCAGGCAATGCATCAAAAAACTCACGACAAAAACAATCAATTTCATTGTCCTGTGTGTCCGCTAACGGAATTCCGTGAAAGTTCTTTCATTAAACATGTGCTAATGCATGAAAATGAGTCGTGTTTTCCCTGTCAGGTCTGCGCAAAAATATTCCCCTCAAATGCCCAACGTTTGGAACATTGGCGCATACACATTGAGGAGAGACCACATGGCTGTAAACTTTGTTATCGCCGTTTCTATcacaaaaatgttcttaaaaatCACATGAAATCTCATGGACTGTATTATTGTCATTTATGTGCGAAAGAATTCCGTTCAACACAAACCCTACACCATCCATATGTTTGtataaagtgtaaaaaattacCGCCAGCCGGAAAAAGCAAATTAGAAAAGCGCAAATCTTTGGGGAATAATATGCAGCAGGAGGATTAGATTTATCATTATTATGTATTACTAGGTATATATTTAagtggagttttttttttataacaggaACTTGCTATCTTCTATGGTTTAGAAGATGTTTCTAAAGTATTCGTATTGAATTTATAAACGAATGTTtctttcgttaaaaaaataatctaattaaATAATCTTGAttttaagaataataaaaatttaaaataaactttaaagcaAAGATTCAAAAGAATTAAATCTTGATTCAagctacaaaaataatttatatggctcttagtccccttttacaatgcagaaattgaaaggcagacatttttctcattctcttttgaactaacctaaacctgtgtaatacGCACTCTACCTCTTGAACCCCTTGCCCACAAACTTCGTTTGTCTTCCTTTCAATTTCTACATTGTAACAATTCCATTGAAGCATTCAGCACGAATTAATTCCTTAGTTGGGGGTGCAGTTTTCACTGATGGATCCAAGATGGTCTCTGGTATAGGGGGCGGGGTTTCTATGGTCTATGACAGTCATGGTCTATGACGGTCATACAGACTCTCTGACGAAAGCATGGATAGCCACGGAGTTGATAAAAGCACACTTCACAGAAAATAAACTAACAACTTCGTTTTCTTCCTCAAATTTCTCATGATAAC belongs to Calliphora vicina chromosome 4, idCalVici1.1, whole genome shotgun sequence and includes:
- the LOC135958143 gene encoding zinc finger protein 83-like isoform X1 codes for the protein MSVEVLQHFSPAPVRSACETISLASDGSSKCAEIFVTNNADKWTFFCAYCQMATVDIGAFICHIRLEHLNRQTSEIQSKNSTTIAATRANDSNLTGVVATTQNVEAEDEFMADAQQQPPQNEIVIKQEVTSNQENLQSFGSEKENLIDNKNSSSRSSQPCKEKLNEEFFAITALDQDPDQQQQHEEIIKVVYLNNDEAATETNENNTNHDPNKQQEQDNDLKYKCPYCKQTFKKIPSLNRHITAVHRKKHRLQFPFRCTMCPNGFKTKVGLTVHSISHSRNIVLPCPVCKEKHKRKHLMAHMRTHESAGCFPCLECSKVFGNPKLRMKHWKKHSSHKPYSCKICYRRFLKKQHLTNHLKCHKQYQCSFCSSKYTTLETQQTPYVCGKCENLTDRLLPRANTVALETEDLTEEFITSENQQYFEIPTNTESITNITTNMQDAFNNSNNNINDDDGLNDYDSDLEFIDEWHDDNVPSGSSSTSTAPQMITLPHLLYKCKYCHREFISERSLVCHTTKTHVQHKPSQTRFMCFYCNRSFTTRSGQAMHQKTHDKNNQFHCPVCPLTEFRESSFIKHVLMHENESCFPCQVCAKIFPSNAQRLEHWRIHIEERPHGCKLCYRRFYHKNVLKNHMKSHGLYYCHLCAKEFRSTQTLHHPYVCIKCKKLPPAGKSKLEKRKSLGNNMQQED